The following proteins are encoded in a genomic region of Diadema setosum chromosome 18, eeDiaSeto1, whole genome shotgun sequence:
- the LOC140241901 gene encoding cilia- and flagella-associated protein 43-like has protein sequence MDSIGSLDLTWTQGYNGSAASFINKSTLCHGCGNNIKFIDTTNKREVVFPSPGEGVGVLAVSGSQHLFAFSELCLNPRIFVYSYPSMAKRAECQGGAKLEYSALALSYTHPYMVSCSGIPEFSVYLWNWETGALLCTESMDGVPAAQVSFNPTDWHKMCVIGPKQLTVWTVEQADKLYHLTSSSFTLPYENGPDATTPHPRLPSRAASHYSAIPYDVELDDAAVAGLVGDLAEDFDAGRFDENNKKVMPASHCWTPTGDLFCGCLQGQLLKVDTEINHIKTVVRPTGIKREISMLTTSGSVLPSMPEDGEVRSPSLNPGSVVTEGSMSALALHRDGLFCGGEDGILRCLDITKNIVQIRDSFNVGSPITSLGWSTTYSKLAIGSSQGSVYTYDHLNQDTPQPLVDTHHGNFLGIAIMAPGTTHCVTVRENGEVQIWSLQDNQLIGSMSIGTPASCIAASPSSSTIAVGTLSGHICYVDASRLEQPRLVKKSHVHRMPVNHLTYDTEGRFLFSAGEDGHVIISDSRPSTDFKTLAQTPVSGPVLSISCNVEGKHGPARVVVTVNTDPSESPGADKLVAFDVPGNLAEDLPNVLASPKCDLKEDVVRKMVLTLPTEALCAAVGLDGDVYTLAINKHLQKMTLPKEPPKQNNQQACQLHCEEDIPLSELAGGTLLLSYHRRWLVTGTPDGVMTIRSTDDLEQPLTMHCHSFQTGGVHRVCLTQDATQVLTVGAQDGTVACYTWNFNSMGKTKANSSIEAARSHKSMLQAIRKREDEVLSAMKEWSPHSIGGSRSASHELLSTSNEALTVEKAIESDQIYVTPTPTLTGDPAWMDVKELEALHEEDKQYADVKMELRGEIRDLRRTIQDMMKLNETLPDIEKLGHHEFNLDTEEQQRLQAEGEAEVQQIREEMEMEDLAKMYMREIIKNECWDSMINKGRSIKAFHLNLEVSNYPMRERSKEEMEELGFVTNVRRIEVAEMAARKEIVELQNAQGGAGENEEGDEESEEGDGAGDQCVTIGSLGAQYGGANELFYSQFELHTRQQKHNQIVLLQDCIYRIKQAFNKSFDEVFKQREQEIARIEEKNIRITKILEDLSSSEEIWQPVMDADERPEKLLTVEDSEVTVEKFVSAEQKAKMEEEAQLEEERKRLAKGDNARERALDMMMGGVLEIKKEDELKKDIPVPIFMAVKGMDEWSDEEKKQAAEYERKVKELNEEREKYKKTLEAELKKLQTIIADTTSNFDEKLMALFAKKVKTEIALFQEELKIQRLSRVLMIEDELDAREEELTRLLNVKKALKAKSVTSMAQAKKMVDQYRDTYDIRVAEDKVMEKNFRKEFPDVHPVLVDQLFKLYRRRPRGQKHPRKGSAGGETPVQVAGNPYGERPLSARQPSTITAMVKALDELNDESHMPEGIEPPVWAHMCDLRKAKVISEQEVKAHALTLADMNGFLQRRQEEDERLKSDIEDLIDALNRLREERLRFTCNLEVQLVLKQGQVEIDCGSFIPEYGDSVLLHRSVVEDLNASIRQLGELKITAMKESKDFRKGIHVLEWEHKKMIMQIEDLLDKAKTIQILKVSRELQGFLHNEDQEGKKQQQIQTLEHTLENQRAHHEKTVEERQQSLAKLKHTIRQKQLDNATLDRELEEMTVMVSERKHINNVNAAAKASSSGSEKRMQDIVQRRKLVDLAKAQAQEVAVLRAEVERLRMRTFPALVQVER, from the exons GAATTGGGAGACTGGAGCTCTCCTCTGCACAGAGAGTATGGATGGTGTGCCGGCAGCCCAGGTTTCTTTCAACCCCACTGACTGGCACAAGATGTGTGTGATCGGCCCCAAGCAGCTCACTGTGTGGACTGTGGAGCAGGCGGACAAGTTGTATCACTTGACTTCAAG ttCATTCACTCTGCCGTATGAGAACGGGCCAGACGCTACCACACCCCACCCCCGCCTGCCGAGCAGGGCAGCCTCTCACTACTCGGCCATTCCCTACGACGTTGAGCTAGATGATGCTGCTGTGGCTGGTTTGGTTGGTGACCTGGCCGAAGACTTTGATGCCGGCAGGTTTGATGAGAATAACAAGAAG GTTATGCCAGCATCGCACTGCTGGACGCCCACCGGAGACCTGTTCTGTGGCTGCCTGCAGGGGCAGCTCCTCAAGGTGGACACAGAGATCAACCACATCAAGACCGTCGTCCGCCCCACTGGCATCAAGCGAGAAATCTCCATGCTAACCACCTCGGGCAGTGTCCTGCCCTCAATGCCTGAAG ATGGAGAAGTCAGGAGCCCCTCTTTGAATCCCGGCTCTGTGGTGACTGAGGGGAGCATGTCGGCCCTTGCCCTGCATCGGGACGGTCTGTTCTGTGGTGGGGAGGACGGGATACTCCGCTGCCTGGACATCACCAAGAACATTGTCCAGATCCGTGACAGCTTCAATGTGGGCTCACCGATCACCTCTCTTGGCTGGTCAACCACCTACTCCAAACTTGCCATTGGGAGCTCCCAG GGTTCTGTGTACACCTATGATCACCTCAACCAAGATACTCCACAACCACTAGTGGATACACATCATGGAAACTTCCTTGGAATAGCAATAATGGCACCCGGCACCACACACTGTGTT ACGGTGAGGGAGAATGGAGAAGTTCAGATTTGGAGTCTACAGGATAATCAGCTAATTGGAAGCATGTCCATTGGCACACCG GCATCCTGCATTGCTGCCAGCCCCTCCTCCAGTACAATTGCAGTCGGGACATTGTCCGGCCACATTTGCTACGTGGATGCCTCCCGCTTGGAGCAGCCGCGGCTGGTCAAGAAGAGCCACGTCCACCGCATGCCGGTCAACCACCTGACCTATGACACCGAGGGGCGCTTCCTCTTCTCGGCGGGGGAAGACGGGCACGTGATCATCAGCGATTCACGGCCTTCCACCGACTTCAAGACCCTGGCTCAGACCC CTGTGTCCGGTCCTGTTCTGAGCATCTCCTGCAATGTGGAGGGCAAGCATGGTCCAGCCCGAGTGGTCGTGACGGTCAACACTGACCCTTCAGAGAGTCCTGGTGCAGACAAGCTGGTGGCCTTTGATGTTCCTGGAAATTTGGCAGAAG ATCTGCCCAACGTACTGGCCAGTCCTAAGTGCGACCTCAAAGAGGACGTTGTCCGTAAGATGGTCCTGACTCTGCCCACGGAAGCTCTGTGTGCAGCTGTGGGCTTGGATGGTGATGTCTACACTCTGGCTATCAACAAGCACCTCCAGAAGATGACACTGCCCAAAGAACCCCCAAAGCAG AACAATCAGCAAGCCTGTCAGCTGCACTGTGAAGAGGACATACCACTCAGCGAGCTTGCTGGGGGCACCCTGCTCCTGTCATACCACCGCCGCTGGCTGGTGACCGGCACTCCGGATGGCGTGATGACCATCCGCAGCACGGACGATCTGGAGCAGCCCCTAACCATGCACTGCCACAGCTTCCAGACGGGGGGTGTCCACAGGGTGTGTCTGACTCAGGATGCCACCCAGGTCCTCACAGTGGGGGCACAGGATGGCACTGTAGCCTGCTACACCTGGAA TTTCAATTCGATGGGAAAGACCAAGGCCAATTCTTCCATCGAGGCTGCCCGCTCACACAAGTCCATGCTTCAGGCTATCAGGAAGCGAGAGGACGAGGTGCTCTCTGCCATGAAGGAATGGAGCCCTCACTCCATTGGTGGCTCCCGTTCTGCCTCTCATGAACTCCTCTCTACTTCAAATGAG GCACTGACTGTGGAGAAAGCCATAGAGAGTGATCAGATCTATGTGACCCCAACACCCACCCTTACTGGTGACCCTGCCTGGATGGATGTCAAGGAATTGGAG GCCTTGCACGAGGAAGACAAACAGTATGCCGATGTCAAGATGGAGCTCAGGGGAGAGATTCGTGATCTGAGAAGGACG ATCCAAGACATGATGAAACTGAACGAAACCCTACCAGACATTGAAAAGCTGGGACATCATGAATTCAACCTTGACACAGAGGAGCAGCAGCGACTGCAAGCTGAGGGAGAGGCTGAAGTACAACAG ATCCGCGAAGAGATGGAAATGGAAGACCTGGCCAAAATGTACATGAGGGAGATCATCAAGAATGAATGCTGGGACTCTATGATCAACAAGGGACGTAGCATCAAG GCCTTTCACCTGAACCTTGAGGTCAGCAACTACCCAATGAGGGAGAGGAGCaaggaggagatggaggagcTGGGGTTTGTCACCAACGTCCGGCGCATCGAGGTGGCAGAGATGGCT GCCAGGAAAGAGATTGTGGAACTGCAGAATGCTCAGGGCGGG GCTGGTGAGAATGAGGAAGGCGATGAGGAATCAGAGGAAGGGGATGGAGCAGGGGACCAGTGTGTCACCATCGGGTCACTCGGTGCCCAGTATGGTGGGGCTAATGAACTCTTCTACAGTCAGTTTGAGCTGCACACACGTCAGCAGAAACACAACCAGATCGTGCTGCTTCAG GACTGTATTTACCGCATCAAGCAGGCCTTCAACAAGAGTTTCGACGAGGTCTTCAAGCAGCGGGAGCAGGAAATAGCCCGCATCGAGGAGAAGAACATCCGTATCACCAAGATCCTGGAGGACCTGTCCAGCTCGGAGGAGATTTGGCAGCCAGTGATGGATGCTGATGAGAGGCCTGAGAAGCTGCTGACCGTTGAGGATTCTGAG GTGACGGTGGAAAAGTTTGTCAGCGCCGAGCAAAAGGCCAAGATGGAGGAGGAGGCCCAGCTGGAAGAGGAGCGTAAACGGCTGGCCAAGGGAGACAATGCCAGGGAGAGGGCGCTAGACATGATGATGGGCGGTGTCCTGGAGATCAAGAAGGAGGATGAGCTGAAGAAG GACATCCCCGTACCCATCTTCATGGCAGTGAAGGGTATGGATGAATGGAGTGATGAGGAGAAGAAACAGGCAGCAGAGTACGAGAGAAAGGTCAAGGAACTTAACGAGGAGAGAGAAAAGTACAAGAAG ACCTTGGAGGCAGAGCTAAAGAAGCTCCAGACCATTATTGCCGACACCACGTCCAACTTTGACGAGAAACTCATGGCTCTGTTCGCTAAGAAGGTCAAGACAGAGATTGCACTCTTCCAG GAGGAGCTGAAGATCCAGCGACTGAGCCGTGTCCTCATGATTGAAGACGAGTTGGATGCCAGGGAGGAGGAGCTCACCAGACTACTCAACGTCAAGAAGGCGCTCAAA gCAAAGAGTGTAACTTCCATGGCACAGGCCAAAAAAATGGTGGATCAGTATCGAGACACCTACGACATCCGGGTGGCTGAGGATAAGGTCATGGAGAAGAACTTTCGCAAGGAGTTCCCAGACGTCCACCCGGTGCTGGTTGACCAGCTATTCAAGCTGTACCGCCGCAGACCGAG AGGGCAGAAGCATCCACGCAAGGGCTCAGCCGGGGGTGAAACGCCAGTCCAGGTAGCTGGCAACCCGTATGGAGAGCGCCCTCTATCGGCCCGCCAGCCCAGCACCATTACAGCCATGGTGAAAGCCCTGGACGAACTGAATGACGAGTCCCACATGCCGGAAGGCATTGAGCCCCCCGTCTGGGCACACATGTGTGACCTCCGCAAGGCCAAGGTCATCAGCGAGCAAGAG GTCAAGGCCCACGCACTGACGCTAGCCGACATGAATGGCTTCTTACAGCGTCGACAGGAGGAGGATGAAAGACTAAAGAGTGACATTGAAGATCTCATCGATGCACTCAACAG ATTGCGAGAGGAGCGGCTGAGGTTCACCTGTAACCTGGAGGTGCAGCTGGTGCTTAAGCAGGGCCAGGTGGAGATAGACTGTGGCTCCTTCATCCCAGAGTATGGAGACAGCGTACTCTTGCATCGCAGCGTAGTGGAGGATCTCAATGCTAGCATCAGG CAACTTGGTGAACTGAAAATTACGGCAATGAAAGAGAGCAAGGACTTCCGTAAAGGCATCCATGTCTTAGAATG GGAGCACAAGAAGATGATTATGCAAATTGAGGATCTCCTGGACAAGGCGAAGACCATCCAGATACTGAAGGTTTCCAGAGAGCTCCAAGGG TTCCTCCACAATGAAGACCAGGAAGGCAAGAAGCAGCAACAGATCCAGACTCTAGAACACACACTGGAAAACCAACGAGCA CATCATGAGAAGACGGTGGAAGAGCGTCAGCAGAGCTTGGCCAAGCTGAAACACACCATTCGACAGAAGCAGCTGGACAACGCGACCCTTGACCGCGAGCTCGAGGAGATGACTGTCATGGTGTCGGAGAGGAAGCACATCAACAACGTCAATG CGGCAGCTAAAGCCAGCAGCAGCGGTTCCGAGAAACGCATGCAGGACATCGTACAGCGACGCAAGCTAGTAGACCTGGCCAAGGCTCAGGCCCAAGAAGTAGCCGTGCTTCGGGCCGAGGTGGAGCGGCTCCGCATGCGGACCTTCCCGGCCCTGGTGCAAGTGGAACGGTAG